The Triticum aestivum cultivar Chinese Spring chromosome 3A, IWGSC CS RefSeq v2.1, whole genome shotgun sequence genome includes a region encoding these proteins:
- the LOC123059143 gene encoding uncharacterized protein isoform X1 produces MAPGRGAAPLLAMDDMEFFFEESASGLVPRVSGGVFLSGLVAGEQLTEGGTSGTEDAEEELISSLPMGRAGGGMDCEAGEGAGMGGCTLYNLGDEGVGDSCETGGANTVPDAMGQDADEDGVGVSNAKQSSWTRRVRVGKATYKREPSPSRMPALETSMHLSIKSLKMLKIHRLELVSIPSKRATSFTIFIHGRLVLGCAMQKAV; encoded by the exons ATGGCACCGGGCCGAGGGGCAGCGCCGCTTCTCGCCATGGACGACATGGAGTTCTTCTTCGAGGAATCTGCATCAGG GTTGGTGCCGCGGGTGTCCGGCGGAGTTTTCTTAAGTGGTCTAGTTGCCGGCGAGCAACTGACTGAAGGCGGCACAAGTGGAACAGAGGATGCGGAGGAGGAGTTGATTTCTTCTCTGCCCATGGGTCGAGCTGGAGGCGGCATGGATTGTGAAGCCGGCGAAGGTGCTGGTATGGGGGGCTGCACACTGTATAATCTTGGCGACGAAGGGGTGGGCGATTCCTGCGAGACAGGCGGTGCAAATACAGTCCCTGATgccatgggccaggatgcagacgAAGATGGCGTGGGAGTGTCAAACGCAAAACAATCTTCTTGGACCAGAAG GGTCAGAGTTGGAAAAGCTACATATAAGAGGGAGCCCAGCCCTTCAAGGATGCCTGCCCTTGAAACTTCTATGCATTTGTCGATAAAAAGTCTAAAAATGTTGAAAATCCATCGATTGGAACTAGTTTCGATTCCGTCAAAGAGGGCTACAAGTTTTACAATCTTTATTCATGGGAGGTTGGTTTTAGGGTGCGCTATGCAAAAAGCCGTTTGA
- the LOC123059143 gene encoding uncharacterized protein isoform X2, producing MAPGRGAAPLLAMDDMEFFFEESASGLVPRVSGGVFLSGLVAGEQLTEGGTSGTEDAEEELISSLPMGRAGGGMDCEAGEGAGMGGCTLYNLGDEGVGDSCETGGANTVPDAMGQDADEDGVGVSNAKQSSWTRRVSHCKPTVGRRGVVAMS from the exons ATGGCACCGGGCCGAGGGGCAGCGCCGCTTCTCGCCATGGACGACATGGAGTTCTTCTTCGAGGAATCTGCATCAGG GTTGGTGCCGCGGGTGTCCGGCGGAGTTTTCTTAAGTGGTCTAGTTGCCGGCGAGCAACTGACTGAAGGCGGCACAAGTGGAACAGAGGATGCGGAGGAGGAGTTGATTTCTTCTCTGCCCATGGGTCGAGCTGGAGGCGGCATGGATTGTGAAGCCGGCGAAGGTGCTGGTATGGGGGGCTGCACACTGTATAATCTTGGCGACGAAGGGGTGGGCGATTCCTGCGAGACAGGCGGTGCAAATACAGTCCCTGATgccatgggccaggatgcagacgAAGATGGCGTGGGAGTGTCAAACGCAAAACAATCTTCTTGGACCAGAAG GGTAAGCCATTGCAAGCCAACAGTAGGTCGACGAGGTGTGGTTGCAATGTCATAA